A stretch of Vallitalea longa DNA encodes these proteins:
- the panB gene encoding 3-methyl-2-oxobutanoate hydroxymethyltransferase, whose amino-acid sequence MKSITTQTIRKKKLKNEIITMLTAYDYPTALILDEAGIDITLVGDSLGMVVLGYENTTQVTMEDMLHHVKAVTRGSKHPLVVADLPFLSYHTGIYKTVKNAGRLIQEGKANAVKLEGGKEVTEQIQAIINAGIPVMGHIGLTPQSINQLGGYYIQGKTDEQAKKLLADAKALEEAGAFAIVLECIPTELSKLITENIEIPTIGIGAGPHCNGQVLVTHDILNLYSNKTPKFAKKYTDVHGEIMQAALDYIQDVKHKNFPSTEHVFHLKQDVIDSIYGGDKL is encoded by the coding sequence ATGAAATCAATAACAACCCAAACAATAAGGAAAAAGAAGTTAAAAAATGAAATAATTACAATGTTGACAGCATATGATTACCCTACTGCTCTAATCCTAGATGAAGCTGGAATAGACATAACCTTAGTGGGAGATTCACTAGGTATGGTGGTCCTTGGATATGAAAATACCACCCAAGTAACTATGGAAGATATGCTTCACCATGTAAAAGCAGTTACAAGAGGCAGCAAACACCCATTGGTTGTAGCTGACCTACCATTTCTAAGTTATCACACTGGAATCTATAAAACTGTAAAAAATGCTGGTCGTCTTATACAAGAAGGAAAAGCGAATGCAGTTAAATTGGAAGGCGGAAAAGAAGTAACAGAGCAAATACAAGCTATCATCAATGCAGGAATACCTGTAATGGGACACATCGGACTAACCCCTCAATCCATTAATCAATTAGGAGGCTATTATATACAAGGTAAAACCGATGAACAAGCAAAAAAACTACTGGCAGATGCAAAAGCTCTAGAAGAAGCGGGAGCATTCGCAATAGTACTTGAATGTATTCCTACAGAACTATCAAAACTGATTACAGAAAATATAGAAATACCCACTATAGGTATTGGAGCTGGACCACATTGCAACGGTCAAGTATTAGTGACCCATGATATATTGAACCTCTATTCCAATAAAACACCGAAATTCGCTAAGAAATATACAGATGTTCATGGAGAAATCATGCAAGCTGCTCTTGATTATATACAAGATGTGAAGCACAAGAATTTTCCAAGTACAGAACATGTATTTCATCTGAAACAAGATGTAATTGATTCAATTTACGGAGGGGATAAATTATGA
- a CDS encoding MarR family winged helix-turn-helix transcriptional regulator, whose protein sequence is MSIKNERYIVYFISSTKKKMMKYIENQIQEKEIVGLIPSHGNILTNLYDINKKLTMKEIAKRIGKDKSTVTPLVNKLVKLGYVEKEKSMEDKRTTYLVLTEQGREIESKFRSISSEVLETAYTDFTEEEKEVFLKLLKKLNNNFDPKN, encoded by the coding sequence ATGAGTATAAAAAACGAAAGATATATTGTTTATTTTATAAGTAGCACCAAGAAAAAGATGATGAAATACATAGAAAATCAAATTCAGGAAAAAGAAATTGTCGGGTTAATACCTAGTCATGGAAATATTCTAACTAATTTGTACGATATCAATAAAAAATTGACTATGAAAGAAATAGCTAAACGAATCGGAAAAGATAAATCAACAGTCACCCCTTTGGTTAATAAATTAGTCAAACTGGGTTATGTTGAAAAAGAAAAATCTATGGAAGACAAAAGAACAACATATCTGGTTTTAACAGAACAGGGAAGAGAAATAGAATCCAAATTCAGATCTATTTCCAGTGAGGTGTTGGAAACAGCCTATACTGATTTTACAGAAGAAGAAAAGGAAGTTTTCCTGAAGCTATTAAAGAAATTGAATAATAATTTTGATCCAAAAAATTAA
- the panC gene encoding pantoate--beta-alanine ligase has product MRVFNSIVDLREYLAAFRQENKSIGLVPTMGYLHKGHISLIDKSVQENDITVLSIYVNPTQFGPNEDYGKYPSNIENDKKLAQKAGADIVFIPDNTIMYSNNHLTYVTVDKLTDNLCGQSRPTHFRGVTTIVTKLFNIVQPHRAYFGQKDAQQALVIKKMVKDLNMPVDIITCPIVREKDGLALSSRNAYLNNDERKQAPILYQSLQKSKSYIENGERSSSVIKNIIKEMIGEKPSTNIDYISIVSEDTLEDINLIKGNILIALAVKIGNTRLIDNLRMEVM; this is encoded by the coding sequence ATGAGAGTTTTCAATAGCATTGTAGATTTACGTGAATACCTTGCTGCTTTTCGTCAAGAAAACAAAAGTATAGGTCTAGTCCCAACTATGGGATATCTACACAAGGGTCATATATCACTTATAGACAAATCAGTTCAAGAAAATGATATAACAGTGTTGAGTATATATGTTAATCCTACCCAATTTGGTCCTAACGAGGATTATGGTAAATACCCAAGCAATATAGAAAATGATAAGAAACTGGCTCAAAAAGCTGGTGCAGATATTGTTTTCATTCCTGATAATACAATAATGTACAGCAATAATCATCTTACCTACGTAACTGTTGATAAACTTACAGATAACCTTTGCGGTCAATCTAGACCAACACATTTTCGTGGTGTGACAACCATCGTAACCAAATTATTTAATATCGTTCAACCTCACCGTGCTTATTTCGGACAAAAGGATGCGCAACAAGCACTTGTAATCAAGAAAATGGTGAAAGATCTTAATATGCCTGTAGATATAATTACCTGTCCCATCGTTAGAGAGAAAGACGGTTTGGCTTTAAGTTCCCGTAATGCTTATCTTAACAATGATGAACGTAAGCAAGCACCTATTTTGTATCAATCATTACAAAAATCAAAATCATATATTGAGAATGGAGAACGCTCATCATCAGTTATCAAAAACATAATAAAAGAGATGATTGGGGAAAAGCCTTCTACCAATATAGATTATATAAGCATTGTCAGTGAAGATACTCTTGAAGATATTAATCTCATTAAGGGTAATATCCTAATTGCTCTTGCTGTTAAGATAGGAAATACGAGACTTATTGACAACCTAAGAATGGAGGTAATGTGA
- the panD gene encoding aspartate 1-decarboxylase, translating to MLIEMMTGKLHRAVVTDANLNYKGSITIDEHLMELADILPGQKVQIVNNNNGARLETYVIKGEKNSGTICLNGAAARLAQPGDVIIIIAYALMTRDEAKNYTPKVVMLTDDNEVEDMA from the coding sequence ATGTTAATTGAAATGATGACAGGCAAACTGCATAGGGCTGTAGTAACGGATGCCAACCTTAATTATAAAGGCAGCATTACAATAGATGAACACTTAATGGAACTTGCGGATATATTACCAGGGCAAAAGGTACAGATTGTTAACAACAACAATGGAGCCAGACTAGAAACATATGTCATAAAAGGCGAAAAAAATAGTGGTACAATATGCCTTAACGGTGCCGCAGCCAGACTTGCACAACCTGGCGATGTAATCATAATAATTGCATATGCATTGATGACAAGAGATGAAGCTAAGAACTATACTCCCAAGGTCGTTATGCTTACTGATGATAATGAAGTTGAAGATATGGCTTAA
- a CDS encoding Rossmann-like and DUF2520 domain-containing protein: MFGFIGAGKVGTTLGIYLNNCNLPITGYTSKSYSSAKKSAELTDSTAYEVIETLVDSSKYIMITTPDDNIKDIVSKLLLIDTNWNDKTICHTSGTYASTILEPLHKLGSTTVSLHPMLSFADIDNAVKMLPHTPLTLEGQGIHLQDFIDTLKLSNLNITTIKPEQKTLYHTAACTVSNYLVTLINTGIELLKTIGFEQETALELIHPLVKGTVDNIFTKGPTEALTGPIARGDVNTIKTHLRALTNQDNRLKEFYCLLGNETVDLAKKQKKLNEYTLNNIKEVLHYEINNNPNNKEKEVKK; encoded by the coding sequence ATGTTCGGATTCATTGGTGCTGGAAAAGTCGGAACCACATTAGGTATATATCTTAATAATTGTAATTTACCTATTACAGGTTATACAAGTAAATCATATTCATCAGCTAAAAAAAGTGCTGAATTAACTGACAGCACAGCTTATGAAGTTATAGAAACTCTAGTAGATTCGTCAAAGTATATCATGATAACTACTCCTGATGATAATATAAAAGACATTGTCAGTAAGTTATTGTTGATTGATACCAACTGGAATGATAAAACAATATGCCATACCAGTGGTACTTATGCTTCAACGATACTTGAACCATTGCACAAATTAGGTTCGACTACAGTTTCTCTTCATCCAATGTTATCATTTGCTGATATTGATAATGCCGTGAAAATGCTACCACATACCCCACTTACATTAGAAGGTCAAGGAATTCACTTACAGGATTTTATTGATACTCTTAAGTTAAGCAATCTAAACATCACTACAATAAAACCAGAACAAAAAACTTTGTACCACACAGCAGCATGCACAGTATCAAACTATTTAGTTACTCTAATAAACACAGGTATAGAACTACTTAAGACAATCGGATTTGAACAAGAAACTGCACTGGAACTTATACACCCCTTAGTAAAAGGAACAGTAGACAATATTTTTACGAAAGGACCTACAGAAGCTTTGACAGGACCAATAGCTCGAGGTGATGTTAATACCATTAAAACACATCTACGAGCCCTGACCAATCAAGATAATAGATTGAAAGAATTCTATTGCCTGTTAGGCAATGAAACTGTTGATCTAGCTAAGAAACAAAAAAAATTGAATGAATACACTCTCAACAATATCAAGGAGGTATTACACTATGAAATCAATAACAACCCAAACAATAAGGAAAAAGAAGTTAAAAAATGA
- a CDS encoding ABC transporter ATP-binding protein, translated as MDIILETKNLCKYYGKGENQVKAINNTSIQIRRGEFVAIVGKSGSGKSTLLHMLGGLDKPTSGTVKIGGKDIFDMKEKEIAIFRRRKIGFIFQAFNLISSLNVWENIVLPIGLDDSKVDAKFVGDIVKTLDIKTKIKNLPNTLSGGQQQRVAIARALASKPDIILADEPTGNLDSKTGDEVISLLKMSAKKYGQTLVMITHDPEIAQMAERVIVIEDGKVVR; from the coding sequence ATGGATATTATTTTAGAAACAAAAAACTTATGTAAATATTATGGTAAAGGAGAAAATCAAGTAAAGGCCATTAACAATACAAGTATTCAGATAAGAAGAGGGGAATTCGTTGCTATAGTAGGTAAATCAGGTTCAGGGAAAAGCACATTGCTTCATATGTTGGGCGGACTTGACAAACCAACAAGCGGTACAGTAAAAATCGGTGGAAAAGATATATTTGATATGAAAGAAAAAGAAATCGCCATTTTCAGAAGAAGAAAAATAGGATTCATCTTTCAAGCATTCAATTTGATTTCATCATTGAATGTGTGGGAAAACATTGTACTTCCAATAGGGCTTGATGACAGTAAAGTCGATGCAAAATTCGTTGGAGATATAGTCAAGACACTAGATATAAAAACAAAAATCAAGAACCTGCCCAATACTCTATCAGGAGGACAGCAACAGCGTGTTGCCATAGCAAGAGCTTTAGCTTCAAAACCAGATATAATCTTAGCTGATGAACCAACTGGTAATCTTGATTCAAAAACAGGTGATGAGGTTATATCCCTATTGAAAATGTCAGCAAAAAAATACGGACAAACATTGGTAATGATCACTCATGATCCAGAAATCGCTCAGATGGCAGAACGAGTTATTGTTATTGAAGATGGAAAGGTGGTGAGATAA
- a CDS encoding ABC transporter substrate-binding protein → MKRLWAMICVIAMLTMGLSGCGGSTDTTSKDSKGSKEDKIRIGVIQPRSGNLAVSGEDSYWGTQIAFDLINENGGINGKQIEVVAADVPDQTAAQNEVNRLIQNEGVKVITGIYGSAMAEVAANICNRNDVLYWESISVTDRLTDKGYKGVFRIHTNGSGFGIQAAKIAEAFADKLDMNAEDMKVAIICENGDFGQSVAEGVKEYAKESGIKVVLDELYDSKSTDTSPIVLQMKDSNPDVVIATSYINDGIDISKQSKILDFNPKLFLGIGSGYGLAAYYDALDKDAEGMIDIDPSSTPVYDTLDKDLADAVIEFEKRFSEERGYKPPVIGYLTFQAAWVLAHDVIEVAGGTEDYQGMIDAANAIDIPKGALPTGAGCKFDENGQNQRATLVAMQWQEGSLETIYPEEMKSSEPIMIPRPKWSER, encoded by the coding sequence ATGAAGAGATTATGGGCTATGATTTGTGTGATTGCAATGTTAACTATGGGTTTGAGCGGTTGTGGTGGTAGTACTGATACCACAAGCAAAGATTCAAAAGGTAGCAAAGAGGATAAAATAAGAATTGGTGTAATTCAACCAAGAAGTGGAAATCTAGCTGTTTCAGGTGAAGACAGTTATTGGGGAACTCAGATTGCCTTTGATTTAATTAATGAGAACGGTGGAATTAACGGAAAACAAATTGAAGTTGTAGCAGCTGATGTACCGGATCAGACAGCAGCACAGAATGAAGTTAACAGGTTAATTCAAAATGAAGGTGTAAAAGTGATTACAGGTATTTATGGAAGTGCAATGGCAGAAGTTGCAGCGAATATCTGTAATAGAAATGATGTTTTGTATTGGGAATCTATTTCGGTGACAGATAGATTGACAGACAAAGGTTACAAAGGAGTATTTCGAATACATACTAATGGAAGTGGTTTCGGTATACAAGCAGCTAAGATAGCAGAAGCATTTGCAGATAAATTAGATATGAATGCTGAAGATATGAAAGTTGCTATTATATGTGAGAACGGTGATTTCGGACAATCAGTTGCAGAAGGTGTAAAAGAATATGCAAAAGAGTCAGGAATAAAAGTAGTCCTTGATGAATTGTATGATAGCAAATCGACTGATACATCACCTATCGTATTGCAGATGAAAGATTCTAATCCAGATGTTGTCATAGCTACATCATATATCAATGATGGTATTGATATCAGTAAGCAATCAAAAATATTAGATTTCAATCCAAAATTATTCTTAGGAATCGGTTCGGGTTATGGCTTAGCTGCATATTATGATGCTCTTGATAAAGATGCAGAAGGTATGATAGACATAGATCCATCTTCAACACCTGTCTATGATACTCTTGATAAAGACCTTGCAGATGCAGTTATAGAATTTGAAAAGAGATTCAGTGAAGAAAGAGGATATAAACCTCCTGTTATCGGATATTTGACTTTCCAAGCAGCATGGGTTCTTGCACATGATGTTATCGAAGTCGCAGGAGGAACAGAGGATTATCAAGGAATGATTGATGCCGCTAACGCGATAGATATTCCAAAGGGTGCACTTCCTACAGGTGCAGGATGTAAATTTGATGAGAACGGCCAGAACCAAAGAGCAACTTTGGTAGCTATGCAATGGCAAGAAGGTAGCTTAGAGACTATATATCCAGAAGAAATGAAATCATCAGAACCGATTATGATTCCACGTCCTAAATGGTCAGAAAGGTAG
- the coaBC gene encoding bifunctional phosphopantothenoylcysteine decarboxylase/phosphopantothenate--cysteine ligase CoaBC — protein MLEGKTIVIGVSGGIAVYKVCDVVSRLKKLNADVHVIMTRSATEFVAPLTFQSLSQQPVVEDMFEKVTKWDIEHIALAKAADLFLVAPATANIIGKIANGIANDMLSTTVMATKAPVLIAPAMNTNMYNNKIVQDNIDKLKAYGYNFIKPDSGRLACGDLGIGKLANPETIVKEVTRYMIGNRPLAGQKILITAGPTREPLDPVRYMTNHSSGKMGYALAEAAAEKGAEVTLISGPVTLEQPANIKNYIRVGTANEMFSAVKDNLANQDIVIKSAAVSDYRPKTYEDKKIKKGSGDLNLTLTRNPDILQWIGKHKNDNQIIVGFAAETNDVMENGINKLKKKNMDIIIINDVTRADAGFGTDTNCVTLIDKKGNKKDYPVMPKKELAHVIFDYITHDYSDSITRDND, from the coding sequence ATGTTAGAAGGAAAAACAATCGTTATTGGTGTAAGTGGTGGAATAGCTGTTTACAAAGTATGTGACGTAGTTAGCAGACTCAAGAAATTAAACGCTGATGTACATGTCATCATGACAAGATCAGCAACCGAATTTGTTGCACCCTTAACATTTCAATCATTGAGCCAACAACCTGTTGTTGAAGATATGTTTGAAAAAGTGACAAAATGGGATATTGAGCATATCGCTTTAGCAAAAGCAGCAGACTTATTTTTAGTTGCTCCTGCTACAGCAAATATCATTGGAAAAATAGCTAATGGAATAGCAAATGATATGTTATCAACTACAGTAATGGCAACCAAAGCACCTGTACTTATTGCACCTGCAATGAATACCAACATGTACAATAATAAAATAGTGCAAGATAACATTGATAAATTAAAGGCATACGGTTATAATTTTATCAAACCGGATTCAGGACGATTAGCATGTGGTGACCTGGGAATAGGTAAATTAGCAAACCCAGAAACTATCGTCAAAGAAGTTACAAGGTATATGATAGGAAACAGACCACTTGCTGGACAGAAAATATTGATAACGGCTGGTCCTACAAGAGAACCTCTTGACCCTGTTCGTTATATGACTAATCATTCATCAGGAAAAATGGGATACGCACTTGCAGAAGCCGCAGCTGAAAAAGGAGCAGAAGTCACATTGATATCCGGACCTGTTACCTTAGAACAACCTGCCAATATTAAAAACTATATTAGAGTAGGTACAGCAAATGAAATGTTCAGTGCTGTAAAAGACAATCTTGCCAATCAAGATATTGTCATAAAATCAGCAGCAGTTTCCGACTATCGCCCCAAAACTTATGAAGATAAAAAAATAAAAAAAGGTAGTGGTGACCTTAATCTCACCCTAACCAGAAATCCTGACATACTACAATGGATCGGCAAGCATAAAAACGATAATCAAATTATCGTTGGATTTGCTGCTGAAACCAATGATGTTATGGAAAACGGTATTAACAAACTCAAAAAGAAAAATATGGATATAATAATCATTAATGATGTTACCAGAGCAGATGCTGGATTCGGCACTGATACCAATTGTGTAACATTGATAGATAAAAAAGGTAATAAAAAAGATTATCCTGTTATGCCAAAAAAAGAATTGGCTCATGTAATATTTGACTATATTACTCACGATTATAGTGATAGCATTACAAGAGATAATGACTGA
- a CDS encoding ABC transporter permease, whose translation MKTTTKISISNLKYNRTRSILISIAIVLSSCLLMVLGTTTYGLIKYNKANVYSNYGDYQGTYARVDKDALEKMKHHAEFIDLGINENVATIEADGLKGNLTYMDQAACDMINIDLTEGNLPKEENEIVGQKEFFEDINGNNSIGDTVTIPYRIKGEGKIIEKDFIISGILPSNPTDNYNKNYQALVSRGFYDYSINDEDKSCNVLFNVLNEEKLNREKMETKIKDLAESLGIAKNDVIINTPNLMWTTNPNTDIIIISVLIGALIVLFSALVIYNIFYVGIINKVQEYGKIRAIGTTRKQLKKIIRHEGTFLGLVSIPIGIILGYIISNIMFEKLIYELTQQALMSEMQIISLFSIPIVLLVIAVSCLTIRISLRKPMKIASNVSPVEAMKYHNMSTENMKRKGYNSVNLFRLTTSDLTRNKKRTITTILTMGLSCILFVVVANLASSMNPEYDARRQMEKGDFRLELDCRINDSTYPENNLNHVQQQKLMGEDVINEIKDIDGVTKVETRGKVYASAMFDNFSDEEKKMSIGVFSREDYEAISEKCMRGNVDYDRAVDENGIIYTSDYFFDYYGFNIGDKLTFQLYDGDRVVEFDAVLQASARTHGSRFIMTEDTFKKLGFEEDITSDIFVYCKKDKLSLAGNILNNIGSRNKYYDMNAYTDILKQSKFSINTLIYPLYGLLTVLGIIGFMNMANTLITSIVTRKREFGILQAIGLTNKQLGRMLQAEGLVFTIGTLLISLTIGNLCGHQLVLAAREEGVIGVSAYHFPLTQVIIMTVVLVVMQTVLSLYMSKYIQKDALIDRIRYNN comes from the coding sequence ATGAAAACAACTACTAAAATTTCAATTAGCAATTTAAAATATAATAGAACAAGAAGTATATTGATATCAATAGCCATAGTACTTTCAAGTTGTCTACTTATGGTCTTAGGAACAACTACTTATGGATTGATTAAATATAACAAAGCTAATGTATATAGTAATTATGGTGACTATCAAGGTACATATGCAAGAGTGGATAAAGATGCACTTGAGAAAATGAAACACCATGCTGAATTTATCGATTTGGGTATAAATGAGAACGTAGCAACAATAGAAGCTGATGGATTAAAAGGTAATCTCACATATATGGATCAGGCTGCATGTGACATGATAAATATAGATCTAACAGAAGGAAATCTTCCAAAAGAGGAAAATGAAATAGTTGGTCAAAAAGAGTTTTTTGAGGATATTAATGGTAATAATTCTATTGGTGATACAGTTACTATCCCATATAGAATCAAAGGTGAAGGAAAAATAATAGAGAAGGATTTTATAATCAGTGGAATACTTCCTTCCAATCCAACAGATAATTATAATAAAAATTATCAAGCTTTAGTTTCAAGGGGTTTCTATGATTACTCCATCAATGATGAAGACAAATCCTGTAATGTGTTATTCAATGTACTCAATGAGGAAAAATTGAATCGTGAAAAAATGGAAACCAAGATTAAAGATCTTGCAGAATCTTTAGGTATCGCTAAAAATGATGTTATAATCAATACACCAAATCTAATGTGGACCACCAATCCTAATACAGATATAATAATAATAAGTGTACTGATTGGTGCTTTGATTGTTCTATTTAGTGCATTGGTAATATATAATATCTTTTATGTAGGAATCATCAATAAAGTACAGGAATATGGTAAAATAAGGGCTATAGGAACTACTAGAAAGCAATTGAAGAAAATCATTCGTCATGAAGGTACTTTTCTAGGATTGGTGAGCATACCTATAGGAATCATTCTTGGTTATATCATATCCAATATCATGTTTGAAAAACTGATCTATGAATTAACTCAACAGGCATTAATGTCTGAAATGCAAATTATATCTTTATTTAGTATACCAATAGTGTTATTGGTCATAGCAGTATCATGTTTAACAATACGTATTTCTCTAAGGAAACCTATGAAGATAGCATCTAATGTGTCACCAGTTGAAGCTATGAAATATCATAATATGAGCACTGAAAATATGAAAAGAAAAGGTTATAATTCAGTTAATCTATTTAGGCTAACAACTTCGGATTTGACCAGAAACAAGAAAAGAACCATAACCACTATATTAACTATGGGACTTAGCTGTATACTCTTTGTAGTAGTCGCCAATCTCGCAAGTAGTATGAATCCAGAATATGATGCGAGACGTCAGATGGAAAAGGGAGATTTCCGTTTGGAATTAGATTGTCGCATCAACGATTCGACTTACCCTGAAAACAATCTAAATCATGTACAACAGCAGAAACTAATGGGAGAAGATGTAATTAATGAAATTAAGGATATAGATGGGGTAACTAAAGTTGAGACAAGAGGAAAAGTATATGCAAGTGCTATGTTTGACAATTTCTCAGATGAAGAAAAAAAGATGAGTATTGGGGTATTTTCAAGGGAAGATTATGAAGCTATAAGTGAAAAATGCATGAGAGGTAATGTAGATTATGATAGAGCTGTAGATGAGAACGGTATTATATATACTAGTGATTATTTCTTTGACTACTATGGTTTTAACATCGGAGATAAATTGACTTTCCAATTATATGATGGAGATAGAGTAGTTGAATTTGATGCTGTTCTACAGGCATCTGCTAGAACCCATGGTTCAAGATTCATTATGACCGAAGATACTTTCAAGAAATTAGGTTTCGAAGAAGATATTACCTCTGATATATTCGTATACTGTAAAAAAGATAAATTGAGTTTGGCAGGTAATATTTTGAATAATATAGGTTCAAGAAATAAATATTATGATATGAATGCATATACAGATATACTGAAACAGTCAAAGTTTAGCATTAATACTTTAATATATCCTTTATACGGTCTGCTTACAGTATTAGGAATAATCGGTTTCATGAATATGGCTAATACATTGATTACAAGTATTGTAACCAGAAAAAGAGAATTCGGTATATTACAAGCTATAGGACTTACCAACAAACAGTTGGGTAGAATGCTGCAGGCAGAGGGACTAGTATTTACAATAGGAACATTGTTAATCTCTCTAACTATAGGTAATCTGTGTGGTCATCAATTAGTTTTAGCTGCTAGAGAAGAAGGTGTTATCGGAGTTTCAGCATATCATTTCCCATTGACTCAAGTTATAATAATGACAGTGGTATTAGTTGTTATGCAAACAGTCCTATCACTATACATGAGCAAATATATTCAAAAAGATGCTTTAATTGATAGAATAAGATATAATAATTAA
- a CDS encoding ABC transporter ATP-binding protein translates to MLKITNLEVGYGESQVLFGVSLEVEKGDIVSMVGSNAAGKTTLLNVISGLHKPWSGKIEFLGKDITDISTEKRIEMGLIQCPEGRRLFPGMTVMENLLLGAYANRAKHNIQENIEKVNEMFPRLYERRYQLAGSLSGGEQQMCAIGRAIMTNPELLILDEPSLGLAPIIVQQMFEIIQDVNEKGVTIFLIEQNVNKALSLAKKGYVIESGEIAMEGTGKELLNNDDLRKAYLGV, encoded by the coding sequence ATGTTGAAGATAACTAATCTGGAAGTGGGTTATGGTGAAAGTCAAGTATTGTTTGGTGTTTCTCTTGAAGTCGAAAAAGGTGACATTGTAAGTATGGTTGGCTCTAATGCAGCGGGCAAGACCACTCTTTTGAATGTTATTTCCGGTCTACATAAACCTTGGTCAGGTAAAATTGAATTCCTAGGAAAAGATATAACAGATATATCAACGGAAAAGAGAATTGAAATGGGATTGATTCAATGTCCAGAAGGAAGAAGATTATTTCCTGGGATGACTGTTATGGAAAATCTATTATTAGGTGCTTATGCTAATAGAGCTAAACATAATATCCAAGAGAATATTGAAAAAGTTAATGAAATGTTTCCGAGATTGTATGAAAGAAGATATCAGTTGGCAGGTTCATTGTCTGGAGGAGAGCAGCAGATGTGTGCGATAGGTAGAGCTATCATGACTAATCCAGAATTATTGATACTTGATGAGCCTTCATTAGGTTTAGCACCGATTATCGTACAGCAGATGTTCGAGATAATCCAAGACGTTAATGAGAAAGGGGTTACCATTTTTCTAATAGAACAAAACGTTAACAAAGCGTTATCTTTAGCTAAGAAAGGCTATGTTATTGAGAGCGGAGAAATAGCCATGGAAGGTACTGGTAAGGAACTTTTGAACAATGATGATTTAAGAAAAGCATATCTAGGTGTTTAA
- a CDS encoding ABC transporter ATP-binding protein yields the protein MNDLLSLNGVTKKFGGLTAVDNVSFDVKEGSICGLIGPNGSGKTTLFNLISGVYPLTCGSVKFNGVDITKLKSHAIANLGLVRTFQIVKPFNNISALENVVVGAFQKHTNRTDAEKVAVRSMEMLDLLKYKDIQPQHLPLAIKKKLEIARIISTEPKMILLDEVMGGLNPQETDEIVETIIKINDTGMTVLLIEHKMKCIMKLSEKVIVLNNGAMIANGEPEAVVNDKEVIRAYLGDDYDVEDN from the coding sequence GTGAATGATTTGCTGAGTTTGAATGGTGTAACAAAGAAGTTCGGGGGACTTACAGCGGTTGATAATGTAAGTTTTGATGTCAAAGAAGGGTCTATTTGTGGTTTGATAGGACCCAATGGTTCAGGTAAAACTACGTTATTTAATCTTATTTCAGGAGTTTATCCTCTTACATGTGGATCGGTTAAGTTTAATGGTGTAGATATAACTAAATTAAAGAGTCATGCGATTGCAAATCTTGGATTAGTGAGGACTTTTCAGATCGTAAAACCCTTTAATAATATTTCAGCATTAGAAAACGTCGTAGTTGGCGCGTTTCAAAAACATACTAATAGAACAGATGCTGAAAAGGTAGCTGTGAGATCAATGGAAATGCTTGATTTACTTAAGTACAAAGATATACAGCCTCAACATTTACCTCTAGCGATTAAGAAAAAGCTAGAGATTGCAAGAATTATTTCAACAGAACCTAAAATGATATTATTGGATGAAGTTATGGGCGGTCTTAATCCTCAGGAAACTGATGAAATAGTTGAAACCATAATTAAGATTAATGATACTGGAATGACTGTATTGCTTATAGAACATAAGATGAAATGTATTATGAAATTATCAGAAAAAGTTATAGTTCTTAATAATGGAGCTATGATAGCTAATGGTGAACCTGAGGCAGTAGTTAATGACAAAGAAGTAATTAGAGCATATTTAGGAGATGACTATGATGTTGAAGATAACTAA